The following are encoded together in the Paenibacillus sp. genome:
- a CDS encoding ABC transporter permease produces the protein MKNAVLGLRKYPAVTRMTLKHSFAYLADFFVRTVFLIIILYIFMQLWGATYAGEGEPTIAGYTFSDMVWYLIISEAITIALPSMQAIVEQDVKSGDVAYRLTKPMSYVGYYFAWYNAEVLLRTAVNLAAGGALGWLVFGVPDFGYGWLAFVVVAAGAFTVNFLLNMIVALCAFWVEETIGLEFIYKKLLFTAGGMLMPLDMFPLWLQDVCRWLPFQAVLYFPASTVTNFDAAKLPGMLAMQWGWAAVLAAIVFWMYGRGVRKLHVNGG, from the coding sequence ATGAAGAACGCGGTGCTGGGCCTAAGGAAATACCCGGCGGTCACGCGGATGACGCTGAAGCATTCGTTCGCGTACCTTGCCGACTTTTTCGTGCGGACGGTGTTCCTGATCATCATTCTTTATATCTTCATGCAGCTGTGGGGAGCGACGTACGCGGGCGAAGGCGAACCGACGATCGCCGGCTATACGTTTTCGGATATGGTCTGGTATTTGATTATTTCGGAGGCGATCACGATCGCGCTGCCGAGCATGCAGGCGATTGTGGAGCAGGATGTGAAAAGCGGCGATGTGGCGTACCGGCTGACGAAGCCGATGAGCTATGTCGGCTATTATTTCGCGTGGTACAACGCCGAGGTGCTGCTGCGGACGGCCGTCAATTTGGCCGCCGGCGGCGCCCTCGGATGGCTCGTCTTCGGCGTCCCGGATTTCGGCTACGGCTGGCTCGCGTTCGTCGTCGTGGCAGCCGGCGCGTTCACGGTCAACTTCCTTTTGAACATGATCGTGGCGTTATGCGCGTTTTGGGTGGAGGAGACGATCGGTCTTGAATTTATTTACAAGAAGCTGCTTTTCACGGCCGGAGGCATGCTGATGCCGCTCGATATGTTCCCGCTGTGGCTGCAGGACGTCTGCCGCTGGCTGCCGTTCCAGGCGGTGCTGTATTTCCCGGCGTCGACGGTGACGAACTTCGATGCGGCGAAGCTGCCGGGCATGCTCGCGATGCAGTGGGGCTGGGCGGCGGTATTGGCGGCGATCGTCTTTTGGATGTACGGAAGAGGGGTGCGAAAGCTCCATGTCAACGGAGGGTAA
- a CDS encoding ABC transporter permease, producing MSTEGNRLRPTLRFLLTCWKLNLAGAMEFRMSFLMTAGMMVVNNFVWIFFWAVYFDRFKVVGGWTLQDVMMLWAVSAGGYGIAATLFGNMNRIAAMAAHGELDVYLVQPKPVLLNVLASRMSVSAIGDAAFSVILYAAFGDHTWLGFAKYALAHLVAAAIFLFFMVIVGSLAFWFGHAEGLTGQMFNAILSFSTYPTDIFKGWGRIVLFTAMPAGFVSYMPIGLMREAVQVDFLLGALGMSMALAFFAVRMFYAGLRRYSSGNLMAMRR from the coding sequence ATGTCAACGGAGGGTAATCGGCTGCGGCCGACGTTGCGGTTTTTGCTGACGTGCTGGAAGCTGAATTTGGCCGGCGCGATGGAGTTTCGGATGAGCTTTCTGATGACTGCGGGCATGATGGTCGTCAACAACTTCGTTTGGATTTTTTTCTGGGCGGTATATTTCGATCGCTTCAAGGTCGTCGGCGGTTGGACGCTGCAGGACGTCATGATGCTGTGGGCGGTCAGCGCGGGAGGCTACGGCATCGCCGCGACGCTGTTCGGCAACATGAACCGGATCGCCGCAATGGCGGCGCACGGCGAGCTGGACGTCTATCTCGTCCAGCCGAAACCGGTGCTGCTGAACGTGCTGGCGAGCCGGATGTCGGTGTCGGCGATCGGCGACGCGGCCTTTTCCGTCATTCTGTACGCCGCGTTCGGCGACCATACCTGGCTCGGCTTCGCGAAATATGCGCTCGCCCATCTTGTGGCGGCGGCGATCTTCCTGTTTTTCATGGTCATCGTCGGCTCGCTCGCGTTCTGGTTCGGCCATGCGGAAGGGCTGACCGGTCAAATGTTCAACGCGATTTTATCGTTCTCGACGTATCCGACGGACATTTTCAAAGGCTGGGGGAGAATCGTGCTGTTTACCGCGATGCCGGCGGGCTTTGTCTCCTATATGCCCATCGGGCTCATGCGCGAGGCGGTGCAGGTCGACTTCCTGCTAGGGGCGCTCGGCATGTCGATGGCGCTCGCGTTCTTCGCCGTCCGCATGTTCTATGCGGGACTGCGCCGCTACAGCTCCGGCAATTTGATGGCGATGCGGAGGTAA
- a CDS encoding GNAT family N-acetyltransferase produces the protein MSAIAERIFAGLAAAAALPAVLYAERAWLTGVDGGPPWFGWAFIALFAAPVYWTVGGAASVVVEWAADRLSGIGAFRRVSMYALQVVGYAAMGYVVYVMLAYALFGRSNGGAVAWQALWIGVPAALLYGHAALAVRALSSYRHAQRFGAPVETERLRLEPCTLARYEAARREGYPLGNHVKTYIGSLRRHPRLLGWGVWLVRLKETGQIVGDAGFKGNPDITGAVDIGYGFLPEHRGKGYATEATLALVAWAFEHGAGRVTAETLRDNAASIRVLRKSGFQLYREDEHYYWRLDLVDRLRRG, from the coding sequence GTGAGTGCGATTGCGGAACGGATTTTCGCCGGGCTCGCAGCCGCGGCGGCGCTGCCTGCGGTGTTGTATGCCGAGCGGGCGTGGCTGACCGGGGTCGATGGCGGGCCGCCATGGTTTGGATGGGCGTTCATCGCCTTGTTCGCAGCCCCGGTCTATTGGACCGTCGGGGGCGCAGCGTCCGTCGTCGTCGAATGGGCGGCGGATCGGCTGTCCGGGATCGGAGCGTTTCGGAGGGTCAGCATGTATGCGCTGCAGGTCGTCGGGTACGCGGCGATGGGATACGTCGTATACGTCATGCTGGCATACGCGCTGTTCGGGCGGTCGAACGGCGGCGCCGTCGCTTGGCAGGCGCTGTGGATCGGCGTGCCCGCCGCGCTCCTCTACGGCCATGCCGCGCTCGCCGTGCGGGCGCTCTCGAGCTATCGCCACGCGCAGCGGTTCGGCGCGCCGGTGGAAACCGAGCGGCTCCGGTTGGAGCCGTGCACGCTGGCGCGTTACGAAGCGGCCCGGCGGGAAGGATACCCGCTCGGCAATCACGTGAAGACGTATATCGGCTCGCTGCGACGGCATCCGCGCTTGCTGGGATGGGGCGTGTGGCTCGTCCGGCTGAAGGAAACCGGCCAAATCGTGGGGGATGCGGGGTTTAAAGGCAATCCCGACATTACCGGCGCGGTGGACATCGGGTACGGCTTCTTGCCCGAACATCGCGGGAAGGGGTACGCGACGGAAGCGACCCTCGCGCTTGTCGCATGGGCGTTCGAGCACGGAGCCGGGCGCGTGACGGCCGAAACGCTGCGCGACAACGCCGCGTCGATCCGGGTGCTGCGCAAATCCGGCTTCCAGCTGTATCGGGAAGACGAACATTATTATTGGCGGCTCGACTTGGTCGACCGGCTGCGCAGGGGATAA
- a CDS encoding AraC family transcriptional regulator, translating into MDFLQFKAPPLPHYIVGGERIMPVGKTHPAVSQLGIFKMLVVVRGKIALAEGEKEYRVTKGHAFIIRPDRGYVPLEPARRETQYFWIHFQTTGEWSAVTDEEAGPGGARLYPYDEVIPAPELTKKPVQHFTLVVPQFCKLTFPTKTYRNIKHLIDLNKQHKPSSRWQQQTTFQEVLHDLHGEQQFRATSASIALAEKTAQFLREHYRDPIHYREIGEGLNFHPTYVARCMQQVFGVTPLEYLTQYRVEQAKLLLINTDAPVARIAEDVGFTHLSYFTQCFAKTEGITPSAYRKKFHP; encoded by the coding sequence ATGGATTTCCTGCAATTCAAAGCGCCGCCGCTGCCTCATTACATCGTCGGCGGAGAGCGGATCATGCCGGTCGGCAAGACGCATCCGGCGGTGTCGCAGCTCGGCATTTTCAAGATGCTCGTGGTCGTGCGCGGGAAAATCGCGCTCGCGGAGGGGGAGAAGGAGTACCGAGTGACGAAGGGGCACGCCTTTATCATTCGGCCCGATCGCGGCTATGTGCCGCTGGAGCCGGCAAGGCGCGAAACGCAGTATTTTTGGATTCATTTCCAGACGACGGGGGAGTGGAGCGCGGTTACCGACGAGGAGGCCGGCCCGGGCGGCGCGCGGCTGTACCCGTACGACGAAGTCATTCCGGCGCCGGAGCTGACGAAGAAGCCCGTCCAGCATTTTACGCTCGTCGTGCCGCAGTTTTGCAAGCTGACGTTCCCGACGAAGACGTATCGGAACATCAAGCATTTGATCGATTTGAACAAACAGCATAAGCCGTCATCGCGCTGGCAGCAGCAGACGACGTTCCAAGAAGTGCTCCATGACTTGCACGGCGAACAGCAGTTTCGGGCGACGTCGGCGTCGATCGCGCTCGCCGAGAAGACGGCCCAGTTTTTACGGGAGCATTACCGGGATCCGATCCACTACCGGGAAATCGGCGAAGGCCTCAACTTCCATCCAACGTACGTCGCCCGCTGCATGCAGCAGGTGTTCGGCGTGACGCCGCTCGAATATTTGACGCAATACCGCGTCGAGCAGGCGAAGCTGCTCCTCATCAACACTGACGCGCCGGTCGCCCGCATCGCCGAGGACGTCGGCTTCACGCATCTCTCCTATTTCACGCAGTGCTTCGCGAAAACGGAGGGCATCACCCCGAGCGCTTACCGGAAAAAATTTCATCCGTAA
- a CDS encoding ABC transporter ATP-binding protein, whose amino-acid sequence MGRKTIFREHIARHRWSYLIGFALVTVSSLLQLLIPVLMGRFTDQLEAGLLDAARIAAFALGIAAVAFGTATFRSVSRIFMFRLARVLEKRVRGDLFRHWERLPAQYYANQRVGDLMAHGVSDVGVMREVTMGAYYQVAEAVVLIGVTVGAMAFSISPLLTLLTLLPLPLLSYMAYRFHRKVLKESTDVQDAIGDMTSRVQEFIAGIRVVKAFTQERAEIDKFDRSNQWAVETSRRFVKTNSLFNGASQGIVGLSFLISVIVGGVMVLEGSITLGDFVAFNTYLTLIIGPIENVGRVMNVLQKGAASEKRLLEILNTAPEVTDGPDTNFAVTRLEGEITFRDLTFAYPGAKRPALRNVTLHVPRGSSLAIVGKVGSGKSTLVSLLVRMYNPPIGSLYVDGRDILTVPLKTLRENIGFVPQDGFLFSSTIKDNISFDPKPHTMDEVEEAARVAQVYDNIVEFPRGFDTALGERGLSLSGGQRQRVSIARAIIKQPSILVFDDSLSAVDTETEDKILAGLDRVMKGRTTIIIGHRISSVRRADQIIVLDQGRIVEQGTHDALVRLGGIYADMYHKQLMDDEARRTDSREEASQG is encoded by the coding sequence TTGGGCAGGAAAACGATTTTCCGCGAGCATATCGCAAGACACCGTTGGTCGTATTTGATCGGCTTCGCGCTGGTCACCGTCTCGTCGCTGCTGCAGCTGCTCATCCCGGTGCTGATGGGCCGCTTCACCGACCAGCTCGAGGCGGGGCTGCTCGACGCGGCCCGCATCGCCGCCTTCGCGCTCGGCATCGCCGCCGTCGCGTTCGGCACCGCGACGTTCCGGTCGGTCAGCCGCATCTTCATGTTCCGGCTCGCGCGCGTGCTGGAGAAGCGAGTGCGGGGAGACCTGTTCCGCCATTGGGAACGGCTGCCCGCGCAATATTACGCGAACCAGCGCGTCGGCGACTTGATGGCGCACGGCGTCAGCGACGTCGGCGTCATGCGCGAAGTGACGATGGGCGCGTACTACCAAGTGGCGGAGGCTGTCGTCCTGATCGGCGTCACCGTCGGAGCGATGGCGTTCAGCATTTCGCCGCTGCTGACGCTGCTGACGCTCCTGCCGCTGCCGCTGCTCAGCTACATGGCGTACCGGTTTCACAGGAAAGTACTGAAGGAGTCGACGGACGTGCAGGACGCGATCGGCGACATGACGAGCCGCGTGCAGGAATTCATCGCCGGCATCCGCGTCGTCAAGGCGTTCACGCAGGAGCGGGCGGAGATCGACAAATTCGACCGGTCCAATCAGTGGGCGGTCGAGACGAGCCGGCGGTTCGTGAAGACGAACTCGCTGTTCAACGGCGCCAGCCAAGGCATCGTCGGGCTGTCGTTCCTCATCTCCGTCATCGTCGGCGGCGTCATGGTGCTGGAAGGCTCGATCACGCTCGGCGACTTCGTCGCGTTCAATACGTACTTAACGCTCATCATCGGCCCGATCGAGAACGTCGGCCGGGTCATGAACGTGCTGCAGAAGGGGGCCGCCAGCGAGAAGCGGCTGCTCGAAATTTTGAATACGGCGCCGGAGGTGACCGACGGACCCGATACGAACTTCGCGGTTACGAGGCTGGAAGGGGAAATCACGTTCCGCGATTTGACGTTCGCGTATCCGGGGGCGAAGCGCCCGGCGCTCCGCAACGTGACGCTGCACGTGCCGCGGGGCAGTTCGCTCGCCATCGTCGGCAAAGTCGGCAGCGGCAAGAGCACGCTCGTCTCGCTGCTCGTGCGCATGTATAACCCGCCGATCGGCTCGCTGTACGTCGACGGCCGGGACATCCTGACGGTGCCGCTGAAGACGCTGCGCGAAAACATCGGCTTCGTGCCGCAGGACGGCTTCCTGTTCTCGTCGACGATCAAGGACAACATCAGCTTCGACCCGAAGCCGCACACGATGGACGAAGTCGAGGAGGCGGCCCGCGTCGCGCAAGTGTACGACAATATCGTCGAGTTTCCGCGCGGGTTCGATACGGCGCTCGGCGAGCGGGGATTGTCGCTCTCCGGCGGCCAGCGCCAGCGCGTCAGCATCGCCCGGGCGATCATCAAGCAGCCGTCGATTCTCGTTTTCGACGACAGCCTGTCGGCGGTCGACACGGAGACGGAGGACAAAATTCTCGCCGGGCTCGACCGCGTCATGAAAGGGCGCACGACGATCATCATCGGCCATCGGATTTCGTCCGTTCGCCGCGCCGACCAAATCATCGTGCTCGACCAAGGGCGCATCGTCGAGCAGGGAACGCATGACGCGCTCGTGCGGCTCGGCGGCATTTATGCGGATATGTATCACAAACAGCTCATGGACGACGAAGCGCGCCGAACGGATTCGCGAGAGGAGGCGTCTCAGGGATGA
- a CDS encoding ABC transporter ATP-binding protein, with the protein MKDIHQEREVTKFADAQLLARLIRYAAPYWAPFALCVALAFLVVASDLGRTYLIGHAIDDHINGYRQPMAAAPSRAELERRGFEPLPGDTGELAYARVGWDYAAGGIDDLAKAQIAEADGAAYLVDGWLPAAGGDGYRIEPLGDGRAIVRLEGGGALNARALSGAELDAFQAGDAPAIWRLGGLFLLAVVAASVLSIWQMNLLQFTGQRILFTIRDQLFRHIARMPMSFFDRNPVGRLVVRVTQDTESLNNLFTQVIVTLVKDVLVLIGIVAVLFYMNAELALLTLCVLPVLAALTFWYKTVIRDAQRITRAILSRLNSFLAENLSGMRITQLFVREQRQWQQFDELNDSYFRAGMRGTIINSIFQPAIGFVGNLAVALLLWYGGLRVLDGALQFGVVFAFTIYVRQFFNPLMSLAEKYGQVQMAMVGAERIFDLLDEKPSMQEAERPAALPQPVRGEIRFENVWFAYNAEEWVLRDVSFVIKPGQTVAFVGATGAGKSSIIQLINRFYDIQKGRILLDGVDIRELPLAELRRAVGIVQQDVFLFTGTIHSNIKLNEDAITDDMVRDAAKRVHMDEFVRSLPDGYETQLGERGVTLSLGQRQLLSFARAIVFKPQVLILDEATSNIDTETEIVVQQALAELSRDRTTLVVAHRLSTIQHADQIIVMHKGRVRETGTHAELLSQGGYYFRLHQLQYKDRTAVAGAAE; encoded by the coding sequence ATGAAGGATATTCACCAGGAGAGGGAAGTCACGAAATTCGCCGACGCGCAGCTGCTCGCCCGCTTGATTCGGTATGCGGCCCCGTACTGGGCGCCGTTCGCGCTATGCGTGGCGCTCGCATTCCTCGTCGTCGCGTCGGACCTCGGCCGCACGTATTTGATCGGCCACGCCATCGACGACCATATCAACGGCTACCGCCAGCCGATGGCGGCGGCGCCGTCGCGCGCCGAGCTGGAACGGCGCGGCTTCGAACCGCTCCCCGGCGATACCGGGGAGCTTGCCTATGCGCGCGTCGGCTGGGACTACGCCGCGGGCGGCATCGACGATCTGGCGAAAGCGCAGATCGCGGAGGCGGACGGCGCCGCGTATCTCGTCGACGGCTGGCTTCCGGCCGCCGGCGGGGACGGCTACCGCATCGAGCCGCTCGGGGACGGCCGAGCGATCGTGCGGCTCGAGGGCGGCGGCGCGCTGAACGCGCGGGCGCTCTCCGGGGCCGAGCTCGATGCGTTCCAGGCCGGCGACGCGCCCGCGATTTGGCGGCTCGGGGGACTGTTCCTGCTCGCCGTCGTCGCGGCGTCGGTGCTCAGCATCTGGCAGATGAACCTGCTGCAGTTTACGGGGCAGCGCATCCTGTTCACGATCCGCGATCAATTGTTCCGGCATATCGCCCGCATGCCGATGTCGTTCTTCGACCGCAACCCGGTCGGGCGGCTCGTCGTGCGGGTGACGCAGGACACCGAGTCGCTGAACAACTTGTTCACGCAGGTCATCGTCACGCTCGTCAAAGACGTGCTCGTGCTGATCGGCATCGTCGCCGTCCTGTTCTACATGAACGCGGAGCTGGCGCTGTTGACGCTGTGCGTCTTGCCCGTGCTGGCCGCCTTGACGTTCTGGTATAAGACGGTCATCCGCGACGCCCAGCGCATTACGCGCGCCATTCTGTCGCGGCTGAATTCGTTCCTCGCCGAAAACTTGTCCGGCATGCGCATCACGCAGCTGTTCGTGCGCGAGCAGCGGCAGTGGCAGCAGTTCGACGAGCTGAACGACAGCTACTTCCGCGCCGGCATGCGGGGCACGATCATCAACTCGATTTTCCAGCCGGCGATCGGGTTCGTCGGCAACCTCGCGGTCGCGCTGCTGCTCTGGTACGGGGGCCTCCGCGTACTCGACGGCGCGCTGCAATTCGGGGTCGTGTTCGCGTTCACGATTTACGTGCGCCAGTTTTTCAACCCGCTCATGAGCCTTGCCGAGAAATACGGCCAAGTGCAGATGGCGATGGTCGGCGCGGAGCGCATCTTCGATCTGCTCGACGAGAAGCCGTCGATGCAGGAGGCGGAGCGGCCTGCGGCGCTGCCGCAGCCGGTGCGGGGCGAAATCCGGTTCGAGAACGTCTGGTTCGCGTACAACGCCGAAGAATGGGTGCTGCGCGACGTCTCCTTCGTCATCAAGCCGGGCCAGACGGTGGCGTTCGTCGGCGCGACCGGCGCGGGCAAAAGCTCGATCATCCAGCTGATCAATCGGTTCTACGATATTCAGAAAGGGCGCATTCTGCTCGACGGCGTCGATATTCGGGAGCTGCCGCTCGCGGAGCTGCGCCGCGCGGTCGGCATCGTGCAGCAGGATGTATTCTTGTTCACGGGGACGATTCATTCGAATATTAAGCTGAACGAAGACGCGATCACCGACGACATGGTGCGGGACGCGGCGAAGCGCGTACATATGGACGAATTCGTACGCTCTTTGCCGGACGGCTACGAGACGCAGCTCGGGGAGCGGGGCGTCACGCTGTCGCTCGGCCAGCGCCAGCTGCTGTCGTTCGCGCGGGCGATCGTGTTCAAGCCCCAGGTGCTGATCCTCGACGAGGCGACGTCGAATATCGACACCGAGACGGAAATCGTCGTGCAGCAGGCGCTCGCCGAGCTGTCCCGCGACCGAACGACGCTCGTCGTGGCGCACCGGCTGTCGACGATCCAGCACGCCGATCAAATTATCGTCATGCACAAGGGGCGCGTCCGGGAGACGGGCACGCACGCGGAGCTGCTTTCGCAAGGCGGTTACTACTTCCGTCTCCATCAGCTGCAATACAAGGATCGGACGGCGGTCGCGGGAGCGGCGGAGTAA
- a CDS encoding EcsC family protein: protein MDDALIQTAVEDEAYLRAELEAVRRWELEQKDLWFWEKLARLPFELLDRVTPKIVHEKIGQALNEVGSFIQTGGQYLVSERSVLHLLERAADGAETEGLTLERARELPLAAMDRAADALAESRAGWATAQGATTGFGGMLTLAIDIPAVLGLSLKVLQEIALCYGYDPQEKQERAFIVKCLHFASADVVGKRAVLEDLDAFAEPGGDGGERTAMSQLQGWREVVAAYRDNFGWKKLFQLVPIAGAAFGAYINRGTLKDVAEAGKMLYRKRRILEKLEAAGN, encoded by the coding sequence ATGGATGATGCGTTGATACAAACCGCGGTGGAAGACGAGGCGTATTTGCGGGCGGAGTTGGAAGCCGTCCGCAGGTGGGAGCTCGAACAGAAGGATTTGTGGTTTTGGGAAAAGCTCGCGCGGCTGCCGTTCGAGCTGCTCGACCGGGTGACGCCGAAAATCGTGCATGAGAAAATCGGTCAGGCGCTCAACGAGGTCGGCAGCTTCATTCAGACGGGCGGGCAATATTTGGTGTCGGAGCGCTCCGTGCTGCACCTGCTGGAGCGGGCGGCCGACGGCGCCGAAACCGAGGGGCTGACGCTCGAACGCGCGCGCGAGCTGCCGCTTGCGGCGATGGACCGGGCGGCGGACGCGCTCGCGGAAAGCCGCGCCGGCTGGGCGACCGCCCAAGGCGCGACGACGGGCTTCGGCGGCATGCTGACGCTCGCCATCGACATCCCGGCCGTGCTCGGGCTGTCGCTGAAGGTGCTGCAGGAAATCGCGTTGTGCTACGGGTACGATCCCCAGGAAAAACAGGAGCGCGCTTTTATCGTCAAATGTCTCCACTTCGCTTCGGCGGACGTCGTCGGCAAGCGGGCGGTGCTCGAGGATTTGGACGCTTTCGCGGAGCCGGGAGGCGACGGCGGGGAGCGGACGGCGATGTCGCAGCTGCAGGGCTGGCGCGAAGTGGTCGCCGCGTATCGCGACAATTTCGGCTGGAAGAAGCTGTTCCAGCTCGTGCCGATCGCGGGCGCCGCGTTCGGCGCGTACATCAACCGAGGGACGCTCAAGGACGTGGCCGAGGCGGGCAAAATGCTGTACCGCAAACGCAGAATTTTGGAGAAGCTCGAGGCGGCGGGAAATTAA
- a CDS encoding YkvA family protein translates to MGRVRRKKARPVDEETRIAGVAGARPDRGAGTAAGGAAARLRAWARRLKGQLFTLYLAVRRTDTPWFAKAFAAAVVAYAFSPIDLIPDFIPVLGYLDDVLLVPLGVWVAVRLVPGRILDECRAEAERRLASGSRKPVSAAGAAVIVLLWLLCGAAAARLWLAP, encoded by the coding sequence ATGGGCAGAGTTCGGCGGAAAAAGGCGCGGCCGGTCGATGAGGAAACGCGGATCGCCGGAGTCGCGGGGGCACGGCCTGACCGAGGGGCGGGAACGGCGGCAGGAGGGGCCGCGGCGCGGCTGCGCGCGTGGGCGCGGCGTTTGAAGGGGCAGTTGTTCACGCTGTACCTCGCCGTGCGCCGGACGGATACGCCGTGGTTCGCCAAGGCGTTCGCGGCGGCGGTCGTCGCGTACGCGTTTAGTCCGATCGACCTGATTCCGGATTTCATTCCGGTGCTCGGTTACCTCGACGACGTGCTGCTCGTGCCTCTCGGCGTATGGGTGGCGGTGCGCCTCGTGCCGGGACGCATCCTGGACGAGTGCCGCGCGGAAGCCGAACGCCGGTTGGCCTCCGGCAGCCGCAAGCCGGTATCCGCGGCGGGGGCGGCCGTCATCGTGCTGCTGTGGCTCTTGTGCGGCGCGGCGGCGGCGCGGCTGTGGCTGGCGCCTTAG
- a CDS encoding pyridoxamine 5'-phosphate oxidase family protein, whose protein sequence is MRRSTFHMKEGEEIRQFLEEMSFGFLGTHGDDGYPHMTPLNFVYHEGAFYMHGSRAGQKMKNMRANERVTFAVAKEYSLIPSYWLDPVLACPATAFFKSVFVRGEAVVVEDLEEKAAAFGAFMRKLQPEGGYAPFDPEHPQYAKELKAVAMIKIVVEEMTAKFKFGQNWPEERTAHVAEELLERGRPLDAETAELMRKYCPHHKDNG, encoded by the coding sequence ATGCGCAGAAGCACGTTTCACATGAAAGAAGGGGAGGAAATTCGGCAGTTTTTGGAGGAAATGTCGTTCGGTTTTCTCGGGACGCACGGGGACGACGGCTACCCGCACATGACTCCGCTCAACTTCGTGTACCATGAAGGGGCGTTCTACATGCACGGCAGCCGCGCCGGGCAGAAGATGAAAAACATGCGCGCGAACGAACGCGTCACCTTCGCCGTCGCCAAAGAATACTCGCTCATACCGTCGTATTGGCTCGATCCCGTGTTGGCTTGTCCGGCGACGGCGTTCTTCAAATCGGTGTTCGTCCGCGGGGAAGCGGTCGTCGTGGAGGATCTCGAGGAAAAAGCGGCGGCGTTCGGCGCGTTCATGCGCAAGCTGCAGCCGGAAGGCGGATACGCCCCGTTCGATCCGGAGCATCCGCAATACGCCAAAGAGCTGAAGGCGGTCGCGATGATCAAAATCGTCGTCGAAGAGATGACCGCGAAATTCAAATTCGGCCAAAATTGGCCGGAGGAGCGGACGGCGCACGTCGCAGAGGAGCTGCTGGAGCGCGGTCGCCCGCTCGATGCCGAGACGGCCGAGCTCATGCGCAAATATTGCCCGCACCATAAGGACAACGGCTAA